One genomic window of Arachis hypogaea cultivar Tifrunner chromosome 8, arahy.Tifrunner.gnm2.J5K5, whole genome shotgun sequence includes the following:
- the LOC112707098 gene encoding uncharacterized protein: MIFEKGSMHSSSSNLDCFLRCTTPVIPSQFLAKSEMKGLNRLWHPWERERVEYFSLRDLWNRYDEWSAYGAGVPITLPNSDTLVQYYVPYLSAIQIFTSNTFREEFETGECETRDSCSDTLSDESECEKLWRWDGSSSEEGGMNNVEQDSHQLHFNDRLGHLYCQYFERSTPYGRVPLMDKITGLAQRYPGLMSLRSVDLSPASWMAVAWYPIYHIPMGRTIKDLSTCFLTYHTLSSSFQGMDLDDDIEGGHEKKKEEEEGISLPPFGLATYKMQGGNVWVSGRDQERLVSLLSVADSWLKQLRVQHHDFNYFMGIRQG; this comes from the exons atgattttcgaaaaagggtcaatgcattcttcttcttccaacCTTGACTGCTTCCTCCGCTGCACCACCCCTGTGATTCCATCCCAGTTTCTTGCAAAG TCTGAGATGAAAGGCCTGAATCGTTTGTGGCATCCATGGGAGAGAGAAAGGGTGGAATACTTCAGTCTTAGGGATCTATGGAACCGCTATGATGAATGGAGTGCGTATGGTGCTGGTGTTCCTATCACCCTGCCCAATTCTGACACACTTGTTCAGTACTATGTTCCTTACCTTTCTGCAATTCAGATTTTCACTAGCAACACTTTcag GGAAGAGTTTGAGACAGGGGAGTGTGAAACAAGGGATTCATGTAGTGATACATTGAGCGATGAGAGTGAGTGTGAGAAGTTATGGAGATGGGATGGGAGTTCCTCAGAAGAAGGTGGAATGAATAATGTAGAACAAGATTCTCATCAATTGCATTTTAATGATAGATTAGGTCATCTCTATTGCCAATACTTTGAGAGATCAACTCCATATGGAAGAGTTCCTCTAATGGATAAG atcaCAGGGTTAGCTCAGAGATATCCAGGGTTGATGTCATTAAGAAGCGTAGACCTTTCACCTGCAAGTTGGATGGCAGTTGCATG GTACCCGATTTATCACATTCCCATGGGAAGAACAATTAAAGATCTCTCCACATGCTTCCTCACTTACCACACACTTTCATCTTCATTTCAAG GTATGGAccttgatgatgatattgagggtggacatgagaagaaaaaggaagaagaggaaggaatCTCTTTGCCACCATTTGGTTTAGCAACATATAAGATGCAAGGTGGGAATGTGTGGGTCTCAGGTAGGGACCAAGAGAGGCTTGTCTCACTATTGAGTGTGGCTGATTCATGGTTGAAGCAACTTAGGGTTCAGCATCATGACTTTAATTACTTCATGGGCATTCGCCAAGgctaa